A stretch of the Conger conger chromosome 3, fConCon1.1, whole genome shotgun sequence genome encodes the following:
- the rbm4.3 gene encoding RNA-binding protein 4.3 isoform X2 has translation MVKIFIGNLPQEADTDELQALFSQYGPVTECAIIKNFAFVHMDDRKSATKAIRNLHLYKLHGTPINVEASHGKNQGPVKLHVANVEKGCDDELRALFEEYGTVTECAVIKNFAFVHMANSEEAMDSIKGLDNSDFQGLNYLTGSSSSPDARGAKPPRLRRIAFRSTEALTEGVLVRTIRPIKRFLRPFVFRPLA, from the exons ATGGTGAAGATCTTCATCGGAAACCTCCCCCAGGAGGCCGACACGGACGAGCTGCAGGCGCTGTTCTCCCAGTACGGGCCGGTGACCGAGTGCGCCATCATCAAGAACTTCGCCTTCGTCCACATGGACGACCGCAAGAGCGCCACCAAAGCCATCCGCAACCTGCACCTCTACAAGCTGCACGGCACCCCCATCAACGTGGAGGCCAGCCACGGCAAGAACCAGGGCCCCGTGAAGCTGCACGTGGCCAACGTGGAGAAGGGCTGCGATGACGAGCTCCGCGCCCTCTTCGAGGAGTACGGCACGGTCACAGAGTGCGCCGTCATCAAGAACTTTGCCTTCGTTCACATGGCCAACTCCGAGGAGGCCATGGACTCCATCAAGGGCTTGGACAATTCTGACTTCCAGG GTTTAAATTATCTGACAGGATCGTCGTCGTCTCCTGATGCACGCGGCGCAAAACCACCCCGTCTGCGGCGGATCGCGTTTCGTTCGACAGAGGCTCTTACGGAAGGAGTTCTAGTGCGGACCATCCGTCCTATAAAACGCTTTTTACGCCCGTTCGTTTTTCGTCCACTTGCTTAG
- the rbm4.3 gene encoding RNA-binding protein 4.3 isoform X1 gives MVKIFIGNLPQEADTDELQALFSQYGPVTECAIIKNFAFVHMDDRKSATKAIRNLHLYKLHGTPINVEASHGKNQGPVKLHVANVEKGCDDELRALFEEYGTVTECAVIKNFAFVHMANSEEAMDSIKGLDNSDFQGKRIHVQISKSRPRGEEEEEYGHPPPDRAGYWPPRFPGERPEPGPPGYFRGRFSHPVSHGHGYPPAPPPPPPPPPRRAPYPDRSASYDRERSERDSYGGVVDYYEKYRARPYGITSYEERRVSAIPPPPPPPPSSAIMRERLATSALDPYERRPLPPPASSYYTRDRSPIRRAPPAPVAPAGNGYSYERSRLSPLSMSRTPLYGMPRARDPYADRVPPPPPPARYSY, from the exons ATGGTGAAGATCTTCATCGGAAACCTCCCCCAGGAGGCCGACACGGACGAGCTGCAGGCGCTGTTCTCCCAGTACGGGCCGGTGACCGAGTGCGCCATCATCAAGAACTTCGCCTTCGTCCACATGGACGACCGCAAGAGCGCCACCAAAGCCATCCGCAACCTGCACCTCTACAAGCTGCACGGCACCCCCATCAACGTGGAGGCCAGCCACGGCAAGAACCAGGGCCCCGTGAAGCTGCACGTGGCCAACGTGGAGAAGGGCTGCGATGACGAGCTCCGCGCCCTCTTCGAGGAGTACGGCACGGTCACAGAGTGCGCCGTCATCAAGAACTTTGCCTTCGTTCACATGGCCAACTCCGAGGAGGCCATGGACTCCATCAAGGGCTTGGACAATTCTGACTTCCAGG GCAAACGGATTCACGTGCAAATCTCAAAGAGCCGCCctagaggggaggaggaggaggagtatgGGCATCCTCCCCCAGACAGAGCAGGGTATTGGCCCCCTCGTTTCCCCGGGGAGAGGCCCGAGCCAGGTCCTCCTGGCTACTTCCGGGGGCGCTTCAGCCACCCCGTATCCCACGGGCACGGgtacccccctgccccccctcccccgccccctcctcccccgcggAGAGCCCCCTACCCCGACCGGTCCGCCTCCTACGACCGGGAGCGGTCGGAGCGCGATAGCTACGGCGGGGTGGTGGACTACTACGAGAAATACCGCGCCCGTCCGTACGGAATCACCTCGTACGAGGAGCGGCGCGTCAGCGCCATCCCGccgcctccccccccgcccccgtcctCCGCCATCATGAGGGAGCGCCTAGCCACCTCCGCCCTCGACCCCTACGAGCGTCGGCCGCTGCCGCCGCCGGCCTCCTCGTACTACACCCGGGACCGCAGTCCCATCCGGAGGGCGCCGCCCGCGCCCGTCGCCCCCGCCGGGAACGGCTACTCGTACGAGCGCTCCCGCCTCTCGCCGCTGTCCATGTCCAGGACCCCGCTGTACGGGATGCCTCGCGCCCGGGACCCCTACGCCGACCGGGTGCCCCCGCCTCCGCCACCTGCACGCTACTCTTACTaa
- the rbm4.2 gene encoding RNA-binding protein 4.2 isoform X2: MVKIFIGNLSQDTTAEDLRSVFSQYGTVTECDVLKRYGFVHMDSRGDAEEAIRNLNQKDLNGKLMSVQLSTSRLRPAPGMGDHTGCFVCGKPGHWSKDCHLAQNGGFGPGGPGGRGGGGFGFGFAGGRGFPRGGPGFARGGPGFPAGPGIPRGPVPGHFGNLPFGPRAGYAGEMLAPPVSFSRRPSYEPAGQYALDPAQSAYGGRPESAFPKTGGAAYESEPRYGGVDFYEKFRARPYATGGYDEDRRPSSLPAASPAISRERLPPSALGSYDRRPLPPAASSSGSSYYSRERSPIRRAPSSGDGALYERSRLSPLSSLSRSSPYDMPRARDPYSDRARYAY, translated from the exons ATGGTCAAGATATTCATCGGAAACCTGTCCCAGGACACCACGGCAGAGGATCTTCGTTCTGTCTTTTCCCAATATGGAACGGTCACCGAGTGCGATGTGCTGAAGAGATACGGCTTCGTGCACATGGACAGCAGGGGGGACGCCGAGGAGGCCATCCGCAACCTGAACCAGAAAGATCTGAACG GGAAGCTGATGAGCGTGCAGCTGTCGACCAGCCGCCTCCGCCCAGCCCCCGGGATGGGAGACCACACGGGCTGCTTCGTCTGCGGGAAGCCGGGGCACTGGTCCAAGGACTGCCACCTGGCTCAGAACGGCGGCTTCGGACCGGGAGGCCccgggggcaggggcgggggcggtTTTGGCTTTGGCTTCGCGGGCGGCAGGGGCTTCCCGAGGGGCGGTCCGGGCTTCGCCCGGGGCGGGCCGGGATTCCCTGCCGGTCCTGGAATCCCGAGAGGGCCGGTGCCCGGCCACTTCGGAAACTTGCCTTTCGGGCCGAGGGCGGGGTACGCGGGGGAGATGCTCGCGCCCCCCGTTAGCTTCAGCCGCCGGCCTAGCTACGAGCCCGCGGGTCAGTACGCCTTGGACCCGGCTCAGAGCGCGTACGGCGGCCGCCCGGAGAGCGCTTTCCCCAAGACCGGCGGCGCTGCGTACGAGAGCGAGCCGCGCTACGGCGGCGTGGACTTCTACGAGAAGTTCCGGGCCCGTCCGTACGCCACCGGCGGCTACGACGAGGACCGCCGCCCGTCCTCCCTCCCCGCCGCGTCCCCCGCCATCTCCAGGGAGCGCCTGCCCCCCTCCGCCCTCGGCTCCTACGACCGCCGGCCGCTGCCCCCTGCCGCCTCCTCGTCCGGCTCCTCGTACTATTCGCGGGAGCGGAGCCCCATCCGCCGAGCGCCCTCCTCCGGAGACGGCGCCCTGTACGAGCGCTCCCGCTTGTCCCCGCTGTCCTCCCTCTCCAGGAGCTCGCCGTATGACATGCCGCGGGCCAGGGACCCCTATAGCGACCGGGCGCGCTACGCTTACTAA
- the rbm4.2 gene encoding RNA-binding protein 4.2 isoform X1: MVKIFIGNLSQDTTAEDLRSVFSQYGTVTECDVLKRYGFVHMDSRGDAEEAIRNLNQKDLNGMAMNVELSRGKSKASTKLHVSNLSSGCTNQELRSKFEEFGPVVECDIVKDYAFVHMERVEDAMEAISRLDNTAFQGKLMSVQLSTSRLRPAPGMGDHTGCFVCGKPGHWSKDCHLAQNGGFGPGGPGGRGGGGFGFGFAGGRGFPRGGPGFARGGPGFPAGPGIPRGPVPGHFGNLPFGPRAGYAGEMLAPPVSFSRRPSYEPAGQYALDPAQSAYGGRPESAFPKTGGAAYESEPRYGGVDFYEKFRARPYATGGYDEDRRPSSLPAASPAISRERLPPSALGSYDRRPLPPAASSSGSSYYSRERSPIRRAPSSGDGALYERSRLSPLSSLSRSSPYDMPRARDPYSDRARYAY; encoded by the exons ATGGTCAAGATATTCATCGGAAACCTGTCCCAGGACACCACGGCAGAGGATCTTCGTTCTGTCTTTTCCCAATATGGAACGGTCACCGAGTGCGATGTGCTGAAGAGATACGGCTTCGTGCACATGGACAGCAGGGGGGACGCCGAGGAGGCCATCCGCAACCTGAACCAGAAAGATCTGAACGGTATGGCCATGAACGTAGAGTTGAGTCGCGGCAAGTCAAAAGCCTCCACCAAGCTGCACGTCAGCAACCTCAGCAGTGGCTGCACCAACCAGGAGCTGCGCTCAAAGTTTGAGGAGTTTGGGCCGGTGGTGGAGTGCGACATAGTGAAGGACTACGCCTTTGTGCATATGGAGCGTGTAGAGGATGCGATGGAGGCCATCAGTCGGCTGGATAATACGGCCTTCCAAG GGAAGCTGATGAGCGTGCAGCTGTCGACCAGCCGCCTCCGCCCAGCCCCCGGGATGGGAGACCACACGGGCTGCTTCGTCTGCGGGAAGCCGGGGCACTGGTCCAAGGACTGCCACCTGGCTCAGAACGGCGGCTTCGGACCGGGAGGCCccgggggcaggggcgggggcggtTTTGGCTTTGGCTTCGCGGGCGGCAGGGGCTTCCCGAGGGGCGGTCCGGGCTTCGCCCGGGGCGGGCCGGGATTCCCTGCCGGTCCTGGAATCCCGAGAGGGCCGGTGCCCGGCCACTTCGGAAACTTGCCTTTCGGGCCGAGGGCGGGGTACGCGGGGGAGATGCTCGCGCCCCCCGTTAGCTTCAGCCGCCGGCCTAGCTACGAGCCCGCGGGTCAGTACGCCTTGGACCCGGCTCAGAGCGCGTACGGCGGCCGCCCGGAGAGCGCTTTCCCCAAGACCGGCGGCGCTGCGTACGAGAGCGAGCCGCGCTACGGCGGCGTGGACTTCTACGAGAAGTTCCGGGCCCGTCCGTACGCCACCGGCGGCTACGACGAGGACCGCCGCCCGTCCTCCCTCCCCGCCGCGTCCCCCGCCATCTCCAGGGAGCGCCTGCCCCCCTCCGCCCTCGGCTCCTACGACCGCCGGCCGCTGCCCCCTGCCGCCTCCTCGTCCGGCTCCTCGTACTATTCGCGGGAGCGGAGCCCCATCCGCCGAGCGCCCTCCTCCGGAGACGGCGCCCTGTACGAGCGCTCCCGCTTGTCCCCGCTGTCCTCCCTCTCCAGGAGCTCGCCGTATGACATGCCGCGGGCCAGGGACCCCTATAGCGACCGGGCGCGCTACGCTTACTAA
- the rbm4.2 gene encoding RNA-binding protein 4.2 isoform X3: MVKIFIGNLSQDTTAEDLRSVFSQYGTVTECDVLKRYGFVHMDSRGDAEEAIRNLNQKDLNGMAMNVELSRGKSKASTKLHVSNLSSGCTNQELRSKFEEFGPVVECDIVKDYAFVHMERVEDAMEAISRLDNTAFQGRRVMLRETSLEFLKDP, translated from the exons ATGGTCAAGATATTCATCGGAAACCTGTCCCAGGACACCACGGCAGAGGATCTTCGTTCTGTCTTTTCCCAATATGGAACGGTCACCGAGTGCGATGTGCTGAAGAGATACGGCTTCGTGCACATGGACAGCAGGGGGGACGCCGAGGAGGCCATCCGCAACCTGAACCAGAAAGATCTGAACGGTATGGCCATGAACGTAGAGTTGAGTCGCGGCAAGTCAAAAGCCTCCACCAAGCTGCACGTCAGCAACCTCAGCAGTGGCTGCACCAACCAGGAGCTGCGCTCAAAGTTTGAGGAGTTTGGGCCGGTGGTGGAGTGCGACATAGTGAAGGACTACGCCTTTGTGCATATGGAGCGTGTAGAGGATGCGATGGAGGCCATCAGTCGGCTGGATAATACGGCCTTCCAAG ggaggagggtgatgctTAGGGAAACATCTTTGGAATTCTTGAAGGACCCTTGA
- the LOC133125232 gene encoding RNA-binding protein 4.1-like isoform X1, translating to MVKIFIGNLSQDTTAEELRSLFSQYGKISECDIVKNFGFVHMDDKAEAEEAIRNLHHYELNGLAMNVELSRSKSKASTKLHVGNINSSCTNQELRAKFEEYGPVVECDIVKDYAFVHMERVEDAMEAISGLDNTAFQGKLMSVKLSTSRLRTAPGMGERTGCYRCGQEGHWSKECPLDQNGSYGEGPMGPGANGFGPSRFGGGSRGRGFPRGFSGDPGFASGYAPVQALGRGAGYGGPGYGRGVGFEGAVTYGVPPGYGLAAEHSMARAYGGEAAFGSGGAASYGAVPAYPARRSAYDERDPYGVVDFYEKYRARPYATGYFDDRRTVPLPPPPPPPSTSAIMRERLSSAAALDPYERRPLPPPPPTPGPSYYPRDRSPIRRIPAEGEGYSYERSRLSPVSSLSRSSTYDMSRARDPYADRARYGY from the exons ATGGTGAAGATATTCATCGGCAACCTGTCCCAGGACACCACGGCGGAGGAGCTGCGCTCTCTCTTCTCCCAGTACGGCAAGATCTCCGAGTGCGACATCGTCAAGAACTTCGGCTTCGTGCACATGGACGACAAGGCGGAGGCCGAGGAGGCCATCCGCAACCTGCACCACTACGAGCTCAACGGCCTGGCCATGAACGTGGAGCTCAGCCGCAGCAAGTCCAAGGCCTCCACCAAGCTCCACGTGGGCAACATCAACAGCAGCTGCACCAACCAGGAGCTGCGGGCCAAGTTCGAGGAGTACGGGCCGGTGGTGGAGTGCGACATCGTCAAGGACTACGCCTTTGTGCACATGGAGCGCGTGGAGGACGCGATGGAGGCCATCAGCGGCCTGGATAATACGGCCTTCCAAG GCAAACTGATGAGCGTGAAGCTTTCGACTAGCCGCCTGCGTACCGCTCCGGGGATGGGAGAGAGAACGGGGTGTTATCGGTGCGGGCAGGAGGGCCACTGGTCCAAAGAGTGCCCGCTGGACCAGAACGGATCGTACGGAGAGGGTCCCATGGGCCCGGGCGCCAACGGATTCGGGCCCTCCAGGTTCGGCGGCGGTAGTCGCGGCCGCGGTTTCCCGCGGGGCTTCTCTGGGGACCCAGGCTTCGCTAGCGGCTACGCCCCCGTCCAGGCCCTCGGCAGGGGGGCCGGCTACGGCGGGCCGGGGTACGGCAGGGGCGTGGGGTTCGAGGGCGCGGTGACTTACGGGGTGCCCCCGGGCTACGGCCTGGCGGCGGAGCATAGCATGGCCCGCGCGTACGGGGGCGAGGCGGCTTTCGGGAGCGGAGGCGCGGCGAGCTACGGGGCGGTACCAGCCTACCCGGCGCGGCGTTCGGCCTACGACGAGCGGGACCCGTACGGCGTGGTGGACTTCTACGAGAAGTACCGGGCGCGCCCCTACGCCACCGGTTATTTCGACGATCGGCGCACCGTCCCCCTGCCCCCGCCGCCTCCTCCTCCGTCCACGTCGGCGATCATGAGGGAGCGTCTGTCGTCCGCCGCCGCTCTCGACCCTTACGAGCGGcgacccctccctcctcccccgccgACCCCCGGCCCGTCGTACTACCCCCGGGACCGGAGCCCCATACGGCGAATCCCGGCCGAGGGGGAGGGGTACTCGTACGAGCGCTCGCGTCTCTCCCCGGTGTCCTCCCTCTCCAGGAGCTCCACGTACGACATGTCGCGGGCCAGGGACCCCTACGCCGACCGGGCACGCTACGGTTACTAA
- the LOC133125232 gene encoding RNA-binding protein 4.1-like isoform X2 — protein MVKIFIGNLSQDTTAEELRSLFSQYGKISECDIVKNFGFVHMDDKAEAEEAIRNLHHYELNGLAMNVELSRSKSKASTKLHVGNINSSCTNQELRAKFEEYGPVVECDIVKDYAFVHMERVEDAMEAISGLDNTAFQGCTATVFLTSARSVEISFRLAAFRRPRGRETAVSRMQCY, from the exons ATGGTGAAGATATTCATCGGCAACCTGTCCCAGGACACCACGGCGGAGGAGCTGCGCTCTCTCTTCTCCCAGTACGGCAAGATCTCCGAGTGCGACATCGTCAAGAACTTCGGCTTCGTGCACATGGACGACAAGGCGGAGGCCGAGGAGGCCATCCGCAACCTGCACCACTACGAGCTCAACGGCCTGGCCATGAACGTGGAGCTCAGCCGCAGCAAGTCCAAGGCCTCCACCAAGCTCCACGTGGGCAACATCAACAGCAGCTGCACCAACCAGGAGCTGCGGGCCAAGTTCGAGGAGTACGGGCCGGTGGTGGAGTGCGACATCGTCAAGGACTACGCCTTTGTGCACATGGAGCGCGTGGAGGACGCGATGGAGGCCATCAGCGGCCTGGATAATACGGCCTTCCAAG GTTGCACCGCCACCGTGTTCCTCACAAGCGCGCGCTCAGTCGAGATCTCGTTTCGGCTCGCCGCGTTTCGCCGTCCACGCGGTCGGGAGACAGCGGTATCGCGGATGCAGTGTTATTAG